One genomic region from Mauremys reevesii isolate NIE-2019 linkage group 7, ASM1616193v1, whole genome shotgun sequence encodes:
- the LOC120408940 gene encoding diencephalon/mesencephalon homeobox protein 1-B-like: protein MEPAKVKNSLTEQVTQCPVISNTPKEGGRRKRTTFSKAQLDLLVKTFEKDPYPGITVRERLSSLTEIPESRIQVWFQNRRARQLNQKKTEAPTFPKLDYGNKKLTHFSVNLPDRPRITQSLASGQSQLNLQPCLLGGNQNIPSQPMQYSEQQLPMLDGHFKSVDSTFRTGTQIQIPSTHLNSAYVSRENQFSLGAMGSPSQIQHPVQPLQQHPYYQKSFPENYYSDTNLFQATSPLKLGGQQCGQGPQYQAAKENIYRMPVTINYLNSNQGVINEECSYVKASTSHFSKSPVLGPDGDSQVKMEPAQAECNIHSPVSSSITLLPSTFSNCQVTPQRMLTPLVPLFGQQLKEMIDEFDPRWSYMRNEVMGTGLDLLFESEQNVEQSSSSRSYPFTSGDQSSSCHLGHT from the exons aacaAGTCACGCAATGCCCCGTTATTTCCAATACGCCgaaagaaggaggcaggaggaaACGGACCACGTTTAGCAAAGCCCAGCTGGACCTCTTGGTTAAGACGTTTGAAAAGGATCCCTATCCTGGCATCACCGTGCGGGAGAGGCTGTCCAGCCTGACGGAGATACCCGAGTCTAGGATTCAG GTTTGGTTTCAAAACAGAAGAGCCAGGCAGCTGaaccaaaagaagactgaagCCCCCACCTTTCCCAAACTTGATTATGGCAACAAGAAGCTGACCCACTTCAGTGTCAATCTTCCAGACAGGCCAAGAATCACACAGAGTCTTGCATCTGGTCAGAGTCAACTGAATCTACAGCCATGTCTGCTGGGAGGGAATCAAAATATTCCTAGTCAGCCCATGCAGTATTCAGAGCAACAACTTCCTATGTTAGATGGTCATTTCAAGAGCGTGGACAGCACTTTTAGAACAGGGACCCAAATCCAGATCCCGTCAACTCATTTAAACTCAGCGTACGTGTCAAGAGAAAACCAGTTCAGTTTAGGAGCCATGGGGAGTCCTTCCCAGATTCAGCACCCTGTGCAGCCACTACAGCAACATCCAtactatcagaaatcttttcCTGAAAACTACTACTCAGATACAAATCTATTCCAGGCCACTTCCCCCTTAAAGCTCGGGGGGCAGCAGTGTGGTCAAGGTCCTCAATATCAAGCAGCCAAAGAAAACATATACAGGATGCCTGTCACTATCAACTATTTAAACTCTAACCAAGGAGTGATCAATGAGGAGTGTTCATATGTCAAGGCAAGCACTTCTCATTTTAGTAAGAGTCCAGTTTTAGGTCCTGATGGAGACTCACAAGTAAAAATGGAGCCTGCTCAGGCTGAGTGTAACATTCATTCACCTGTTTCTTCTAGCATTACTCTTCTCCCTTCAACATTTTCCAACTGTCAGGTAACACCTCAGAGGATGTTGACTCCTCTGGTTCCTTTGTTTGGGCAACAACTGAAAGAAATGATAGATGAATTTGATCCTCGTTGGTCATACATGAGAAATGAAGTCATGGGTACTGGTCTAGATTTGCTATTTGAAAGTGAACAAAATGTAGAGCAAAGTAGTAGTAGTAGAAGTTACCCCTTCACCTCTGGTGACCAGAGTTCAAGCTGCCACTTAGGTCATACCTGA